A region of the Silene latifolia isolate original U9 population chromosome 9, ASM4854445v1, whole genome shotgun sequence genome:
TTATCCATTAAATTATAATAGAATTACAATCAAAAGCTAAATCTATCTATCTTACAAAAATGTAGTCTGTATCTAAATATTAACCCAACATACTACATTATTACTCCGTAACAAATTTTTCATTAGAAGAAAATTTAATATGATACCTCAATAAAAAAAACTACTTAAAACATTCATTTCGGAATAATGGGACATTTTAATTTACCATATATGAATGTATGTATATGCAGTTTGTTTATAAATTTCGATAGATGTTTATGTGTGtagtttgttatttttttttttttggaaagatAAAGTGCTGGAGATTTAAAAAATCATTTATTTGTTACGATTTCAGAATAATGGCACAAACACGCATAATTCATATGGGAAGGGATGAACTTTGATCTCAGATTTGCTTTCTTCTTAATAAAACATCCATTAATAATGGCGTACTCATGCTAGTAATGGGTAACAATAGACTCTCCTCCAAAAAAAATGCGGAGTTCTATCTTTACCTACAAAATTGCGTGGATAATAACTGGAAATATTTCAGCTAAATCTTTAAATCAAACATTTTAATTTTGTTGTAACTAATTGTATATTTGGAGTGCCTAAAATACCCTTTGCCATTAGTTTGTTTAAAATTTAAAAATCAAGGGAGGAAATTCAAAATACTTGAATAATTTACCATCATTTTACCCGGGAGTACACCAGTGTCACCATCTCATATTCCTTTCATAAACATAACTTTGAAAGAAAACAATATGAAAACCTGTTTTTCATGGAGTGCTTGCAGTTGTGGGTGAAAAGTCCTAAAAAGACGAATACTAAAAAAATTCTCTAAACTTAATTTGCTCCACTCCCTACACATTCTGTACCATATCGCTGTTTAGTGATACAAGTGTCTTTGGGAATAATGATTTCTCGTATAAGCTTTAGTCTACATCAGCAGTAAATATAGTCTTTCGATGGACAACGATAGATCAACATACAATTAAATTTTCCATGGTTGGAATCATGAATTTAGTCAATAATTGTATGAATTTAGTCAATCATACAATTATTGGTACTTTGCATAGTACTGTTAGCACAATACTTGATTGTGTTCAGAAGACGACGACGTTAGGGAACATCAGCTATCTAATAGCTTGGCTTTACATCAGCTATCTAATAGCTTGGCTTTGTTATCATACGAATTATATTTCCGAAATCATTAACCAAAATTTAAGCTTGTAGACTTGCtaaaaataaaacacaaattctcattgaagacatgacatatccgtcacaagctgaagacggataccattttacctcacaatgtacccactttttctctctctgcaacactattcatgtggtcccctttctccactaacccattttgttaccattttatctcacaaaatatccgtcacaaatggtaacccgtcacaagggagaccaattgaaaaTAAAAAATGTTCAAGTTCCATCCATTAATTATTATCGTCATCCACTTTGGGTTGACGATACTGGAGATGGTTTTATCGACAAACTTACCCGTGTCCAAGCCGGGGTGTCGTGACACATGTGGGAACCTAACCGTTCCCTACCCGTTTGGCATTGAGGATGACAATGCATGTGCTCTTGACTCTCGGTTTGCAGTCGGAGAAAAAGTCCATCCATTGATGGCTCCTGTCTAATTTAAAAGTGTGTCTCACATGTGAGGGGGAGTGTTAAAAACCCAAAGTCCCAAGTtaaaaagaggagaagaattaccactttgtactccctccaattctgcCTATAGTTCCCCTTTctttttgacacaaaaataagaaaatgaatatggaccacacaaaacaccatACCCCACAtgaaaatgaatttggacaacACAAAGATTACCaaataaggaaagagggaacaaAACGTGACTATCatcaaaaaggaaagagggaactaTAGgcagaattggagggagtataagacaaGCAGCTACTCCCTCTATTATCAATTTATTTTAGAGTGAACCCTCTTAAGCCTGTGTTGTATACTCTTTTTCCTCCGTTTGGGTGTGGCCCACACCCATTACTGAATTTAAGAGAACATACAAATACTCCGTATATTCAGAAATAAGTAACCAAAAGCTAACCTTATAGACTAGCTAAACAACATGTTCAAGTTTCGTCAATTAATTATTATTGTCTTCCACCTTTGGTTGCCGATATTGGGCATGGTCTCGACGACAAACTTACCCATCTCCAAGCCGGGGTGTCGTTCCACTTGCGGAAATGTAACTGTTCCCTACCCGTTTGGCATTGGGCTTGACAGGGCATGTTTTCTTAACTCTCTGTACGCCGTAACTTGCAACACTACTTTTAGTCCGCCCAAGTTATACATTTCTAACGCTGAGATACTCGGAATAAATGGAACCCTGATGCGGGTTACAAACATCGTGAAAAGTAAGTGTTACAATGGGTCGGGCAGCGGATATATGGGATTGGATCTGCTGAACTACCCAGCAGTGTATTCAGACACGCGAAACAAGATTACAGTCGTAGGTTGTAATACTGTAGCTCTAATATCGCGTACCTGGGGAAACAATAAATTCTCAAGAAGCTGTATAGCTACTTGCTCTGCACCATTGGATGTGACTAACGGGTTATGTTCGGGTATCGGTTGCTGCCAAACCCCTGTTCCCAAGGGATTGAATAGTTTTGAAGTCGACATATTTTTATTGAATCACACCAGTATAATCAAGAATAATCTCTGTAGTTACGCATTTTTTGCTGAAGAACACCGATTCATCTTCAATGTCAGAGATCTGATCAACCCAAACTTCATATCTAGAACGGAAACCAGTGTTCCGGTTGTGATTGAATGGTTCATTGGTGAAAATGGGACAACATGTGATGAAGCTAAAAGGAACAAGCCTAGTTACGGTTGTAAGGCCAATGCCGAATGTATTGACTTTGAGAGAGTTGACTCGTGGGGATACACTTGCAGTTGCCTTCCTGGTTACGAGGGCAATCCATATCTTGGATGCTCAGGTTTGTTTATCTTTAATTTGCAATTCACAATATTTGGTATGCTAATACTTTATATCGGTCATATCGATGATATTGTTGCAGATATTAACGAATGCGCAAGTTCAATCAATCCTTGCTTGAATACTTGTATTAACACCGATGGCAGTTACAAATGCCCTTGTCACAAAGGTCGGATTGGCGATGGCCTCAAGAATGGAACTGGTTGTACGATCCCTGAAATAAGCAACATTACGCGATTTGCTGTGGAAATTAGTCTAGGTAATACAACTTTTTTAAATTTTGTTTAGGAGAGGCGAAATGCTGAGGTCACCCAAATCCGTCTATTTAATTTTAGTTATTGACACAATGATGGAAAATGCTTGCAGCGATGAGCTTCGGATTGTTAGTATGCATCACATGTATCACCTTGACAGTGTTTGtaaagaggaggaggaagattaTGAAGCTAAGGGAGAAATTCTTCGAGCAGAATGGCGGTTTAATGTTGGAACAACAACTCTCTCATTATCAAGGCAACGATAAGTCCTTCAAAATATACACCTCAACTGAATTAAGAGCAATTACTGATAACTACAGTAAAAAACGCGTGTTAGGCCAAGGCGGTTGTGGCATTGTATACAAGGGCATCTTAAAGGATGATACTCAAGTCGCTGTGAAAACGTCAAAAGTTGTCGATCAAACTCAAATCGAGCAATTCATTAATGAAGTCGTTATCCTCACTCAAATCAACCACCGAAATGTGGTGAGACTCGTAGGGTGCTGTCTTGAGACTGAAGTTCCTGTGTTGGTTTATGAGTTCATCTCCAATGGCACGCTCTTCGAGCATATTCATAGAGTTGGAGGAACTCGTTGGCTTACTTGGCAAAATTGCATAAGGCTCGCCTTGGAGACGGCTGATGCCCTTTCCTACCTTCACTCTGCCGCGTCTCCTCCCATAATTCATAGAGATGTAAAATCGTCCAATATCTTGATAGATGATAATTATGCCGTGAAAATATCTGACTTTGGGGCGTCAATATTGGTACCCATTGATCAGAGTCGGGTTATAACAGCGGTCCAAGGGACACACGGGTATTTTGATCCAGAGTACCTCCAAACGAGCCAATTAACAGAGAAAAGCGATGTCTACGGCTTTGGAGTTCTCCTAGCAGAGCTACTGACCAAACTACCAGCGGTTTCCTTGTTAAGGAAACCGGAAGAAAGGAACTTGGCTGCCTACTTTCTCAAGGCTATGAAAGAGGATCGATTGTTGGAAATTATTGATGCTGAGCTGGCGAATGAAGCAACTGAAGAACAGCTCTTCGATATGGCTAAGCTTGTGAAGAATTGTTTGAATGTAAAAGGTGAAGACCGGCCTTCTATGAAGGAAGTAGCTGTTAAGTTGGAGGATATGAGGAATCGAATGAATCATGGGCTCGAGACCAAGCAGAAATAATACAATAGGATCGCTATGTATTATAATCATTTATGTCCTAGAAATGTTAAGGCATTCCATTAGACGTAATGCAGTTACGAAATGTATGctatttttttttgtgttttgatttttttttttcactgtTAAAAACACGCTCCGACACGACTGATTTTTTTGTTCACACTACAAAAAGCACGCTATTCCGAAATGTATGCTATCATCGATCAGGATGTACTTAGTCCCAAGGGTTGTATAAATAATCAGATTGTTTTTCAAAATGGGAGAATTCGGACTTTTAATTTTAGCTTAAAGCATGTTGAATGGTCCATCACCAGAAAAAAACAATATAGACAATAATAAAGAGTACGAATAATTGATAAACACTCCGTACTCTGCATTTAATAAATTTGCACATGGCTTTCAGGCCTATTCGGGATTGGGGTCTTGTCAACATTGGGTCAATCAAGGCTTGGTCAGGTTGGGTttattcgggtttcgggtcatgCAATTTTGGGTTATTTTTGGGTCTCGAGTCAGCCTTATCGGGTTGGGTCAACTTTATCACAATTCACCACCACTCATAATTGATACACACTCCATCGAAGTGTGGTGAGACTCAAAGGATGTTGTCTAGAGACTAAAGTTCCAGTCCTAGTCCTAGTCCTAGTCCTAGTCCATGAGTACATCGCCAATGGAACGTTAGTTGTTCGAGCATATTGGCTTACCTGGAGAATTTGCATAAGGCTCGCCTTGGAAACAGCTAATGCTCTACATTCGACAACCTCACCACCAGTTATTCATAGAGATATCAAGTAGTCCT
Encoded here:
- the LOC141602440 gene encoding wall-associated receptor kinase 5-like, which encodes MFKFRQLIIIVFHLWLPILGMVSTTNLPISKPGCRSTCGNVTVPYPFGIGLDRACFLNSLYAVTCNTTFSPPKLYISNAEILGINGTLMRVTNIVKSKCYNGSGSGYMGLDLLNYPAVYSDTRNKITVVGCNTVALISRTWGNNKFSRSCIATCSAPLDVTNGLCSGIGCCQTPVPKGLNSFEVDIFLLNHTSIIKNNLCSYAFFAEEHRFIFNVRDLINPNFISRTETSVPVVIEWFIGENGTTCDEAKRNKPSYGCKANAECIDFERVDSWGYTCSCLPGYEGNPYLGCSDINECASSINPCLNTCINTDGSYKCPCHKGRIGDGLKNGTGCTIPEISNITRFAVEISLAMSFGLLVCITCITLTVFVKRRRKIMKLREKFFEQNGGLMLEQQLSHYQGNDKSFKIYTSTELRAITDNYSKKRVLGQGGCGIVYKGILKDDTQVAVKTSKVVDQTQIEQFINEVVILTQINHRNVVRLVGCCLETEVPVLVYEFISNGTLFEHIHRVGGTRWLTWQNCIRLALETADALSYLHSAASPPIIHRDVKSSNILIDDNYAVKISDFGASILVPIDQSRVITAVQGTHGYFDPEYLQTSQLTEKSDVYGFGVLLAELLTKLPAVSLLRKPEERNLAAYFLKAMKEDRLLEIIDAELANEATEEQLFDMAKLVKNCLNVKGEDRPSMKEVAVKLEDMRNRMNHGLETKQK